In Opitutaceae bacterium TAV5, one genomic interval encodes:
- a CDS encoding D-xylulokinase yields the protein MNLYIGIDSGTQSTKAVVLDPEAGKVIAEARAPHQLISGLPVGHMEQHPQDWTAALDTVIGGVLAKIGPRRARSVRGIGVSGQQHGFVPLDARGAVIRPAKLWCDTSTAKECELLTKKFGTVKSVIRKTGVPFLPGYTAPKILWLKRNEPARYKRLRHVLLPHDYLNFYLTGNYFMEHGDASGTALMDVRRRVWSRDAIEAIDKNLADWLPPPGESSAVAGTVRPELARRYGLGDDVIVSAGGGDNMMGAIGTGNVSAGVVTASFGTSGTIYAYSDRPVVDPDGEIAAFCSSSGGWLPLLCTMNVTTVTEQMRALFSFDYRQLDKAVAGAPAGSGGLVLLPYLAGERTPNVPAGSGVFLGLNSKTGNASHMARAAMEGATMGMNYGLLRLASLGVKAKEIRVTGGGGKSPVWRQIMADIFGVPVVGMVEDEGAALGGALQAVWARDLREGGKTKLSDYTGRIVAVNESTRCVPDRKNVGRYRKLQALQDRLSLALREVFVEQRALA from the coding sequence ATGAATCTCTACATTGGCATCGATTCCGGTACCCAGTCGACCAAGGCCGTTGTCCTCGATCCCGAAGCGGGCAAGGTCATCGCGGAGGCCCGCGCTCCGCACCAGTTGATCTCCGGCTTGCCGGTCGGTCACATGGAGCAGCATCCGCAGGACTGGACGGCGGCGCTCGACACCGTCATTGGCGGCGTGCTCGCAAAAATCGGTCCGCGTCGCGCCCGCTCCGTGCGCGGCATCGGGGTCTCCGGGCAGCAGCACGGTTTCGTGCCGCTCGATGCCAGGGGCGCGGTCATCCGCCCGGCCAAGCTCTGGTGCGATACCTCGACGGCGAAAGAGTGCGAGTTGCTGACGAAAAAATTCGGCACGGTGAAATCCGTTATCCGCAAGACGGGTGTGCCCTTCCTGCCCGGCTACACCGCGCCGAAAATCCTCTGGCTGAAGCGCAACGAACCCGCCCGGTACAAGCGCCTCCGCCACGTGCTGCTGCCGCACGACTACCTGAATTTTTATCTGACCGGCAACTACTTCATGGAGCACGGCGACGCCTCGGGCACCGCGCTCATGGACGTACGCCGCCGCGTGTGGTCGCGCGATGCGATCGAGGCGATCGACAAAAACCTCGCCGACTGGCTTCCGCCGCCCGGCGAGTCGAGCGCCGTTGCCGGCACGGTGCGTCCCGAACTCGCGCGACGTTACGGGCTCGGCGACGACGTGATCGTCTCGGCCGGCGGCGGCGACAACATGATGGGCGCGATCGGCACGGGCAACGTGAGCGCGGGCGTGGTGACGGCGAGCTTCGGCACGAGCGGCACGATCTACGCGTACTCCGACCGTCCGGTGGTCGATCCCGATGGCGAGATCGCGGCGTTCTGCTCCTCGAGCGGCGGTTGGCTCCCGCTCCTTTGCACGATGAACGTCACCACCGTCACCGAGCAGATGCGCGCGCTTTTCAGTTTCGATTACCGCCAGCTCGATAAAGCCGTGGCCGGCGCCCCCGCCGGTTCCGGCGGCCTCGTGCTGTTGCCTTACCTCGCGGGCGAGCGCACGCCGAATGTGCCGGCCGGCTCCGGCGTGTTTCTCGGGCTCAACAGCAAAACCGGCAACGCCTCGCATATGGCGCGCGCGGCCATGGAAGGAGCGACGATGGGCATGAATTACGGTTTGCTCCGCCTGGCTTCGCTCGGTGTGAAGGCGAAGGAAATCCGCGTCACCGGCGGCGGCGGCAAATCGCCGGTATGGCGTCAGATCATGGCGGACATTTTCGGCGTCCCGGTGGTCGGCATGGTCGAGGACGAAGGCGCGGCCCTGGGCGGCGCGTTGCAGGCCGTGTGGGCGCGCGACCTGCGCGAAGGCGGAAAAACGAAACTCTCCGACTACACGGGCCGGATCGTTGCCGTGAACGAGTCCACCCGCTGCGTTCCCGACCGGAAAAACGTGGGCCGTTACCGGAAACTCCAGGCCTTGCAGGACCGCCTCAGCCTCGCCCTGCGCGAGGTCTTCGTGGAGCAGCGGGCTCTGGCCTGA
- the trpA gene encoding tryptophan synthase subunit alpha (catalyzes the formation of indole and glyceraldehyde 3-phosphate from indoleglycerol phosphate in tryptophan biosynthesis), whose amino-acid sequence MDRIAETFQRCQQENRAAFVAYLCAGDPDFDTSLEACRAVLRNGVDILELGVPFSDPLADGLTNQLAAQRALESGMTAARVFELTRKLREEFPQVPLVYYTYYNLVFSNGVDAWVQQAKQAGIDAILTLDLPPEEASDVAGACAHHGVKTVFIVAPTTPDERIAVIAKAATGFIYYVSREGVTGVQDAVAAGVGPALARIKARTTLPVVVGFGIGKRAHVTEVARHADGVVVGSALVNVIRDHLDNRSAIAGAIGAKAADLSAGTARE is encoded by the coding sequence ATGGACCGCATCGCCGAGACGTTTCAACGCTGCCAGCAGGAAAATCGCGCCGCCTTTGTCGCCTATTTGTGCGCCGGGGACCCGGATTTCGACACATCGCTCGAAGCCTGTCGGGCGGTATTGCGCAACGGGGTGGATATTCTGGAGCTTGGCGTGCCGTTCTCCGATCCGCTCGCCGACGGCTTGACGAACCAGCTCGCCGCCCAGCGCGCGCTGGAAAGCGGCATGACGGCGGCCCGCGTCTTCGAGCTCACCCGGAAACTGCGCGAGGAGTTTCCTCAGGTGCCGCTGGTTTACTACACCTACTACAATCTCGTGTTCTCCAACGGCGTCGACGCCTGGGTGCAGCAGGCGAAGCAGGCCGGTATCGATGCCATTCTCACGCTCGATCTGCCGCCGGAAGAAGCGTCGGACGTCGCCGGCGCCTGTGCGCACCACGGCGTGAAAACGGTTTTTATTGTCGCACCGACCACGCCCGATGAACGCATCGCCGTGATCGCGAAGGCTGCGACGGGTTTTATCTACTACGTGTCGCGCGAGGGCGTGACCGGCGTGCAGGATGCCGTCGCGGCGGGCGTCGGTCCTGCCCTCGCGCGGATCAAGGCCCGGACGACGCTGCCGGTGGTGGTCGGTTTTGGCATCGGCAAGCGGGCGCATGTCACCGAAGTGGCGCGCCATGCCGATGGCGTGGTCGTCGGGAGCGCGCTGGTGAATGTCATCCGCGATCATCTCGACAACCGCAGCGCCATTGCCGGCGCCATCGGCGCAAAGGCCGCGGATCTCTCGGCCGGCACGGCGAGGGAGTGA
- a CDS encoding DNA-binding protein: MPANLTKREIVLEIYEKTGFPQKEIVASVQMTLDIIMRALSEGRNVELRNFGVLEVQRRKSRIGRNPNKPDAEVVIPERAVVKFKSGKILKQLLKKIDIKTL, translated from the coding sequence ATGCCTGCTAATCTGACCAAACGCGAGATCGTCCTCGAAATTTACGAAAAGACCGGGTTTCCCCAGAAGGAAATCGTGGCTTCGGTCCAGATGACTCTGGACATTATCATGCGAGCCTTGTCCGAGGGCCGGAACGTAGAGCTTCGCAACTTCGGCGTGCTCGAGGTCCAGCGTCGCAAGTCGCGCATCGGCCGCAACCCGAACAAGCCCGACGCCGAGGTCGTGATCCCCGAGCGCGCCGTGGTGAAGTTCAAGTCCGGCAAAATCCTCAAGCAACTGCTCAAGAAGATCGACATCAAGACACTTTGA
- a CDS encoding ATPase AAA — MLRKAGMSGFSAPSPTSQSAGTSETPPAAETRDETLARIRAFSLKPREIRDHLDRFVIQQAEAKKVLSVAICDHYNHVRQCLENPDLRERDYAKQNILVLGPTGVGKTYLMRNIARLIGVPFVKADATKFSETGYVGGDVDDIVRDLVKAADGDVELAQYGIVYIDEIDKIASATGSASGGGGRDVSGRGVQINLLKLMEDTDVNLQSQTDLASQMQAMMEMQRTGKTRKRTINTRHILFIVSGAFDKLAENIRRRIEKNRIGFAASLPLPDGTAAAAGAGATGVATEDIAPPRPDVPTDYLRFAESRDFIDYGMEPEFVGRLPVRVACQHLTASDLEKILNTSEGSILQQYRADFGGYGIDFEITPEAITEVARLAHRESTGARGLMTVLERVLRDFKFELPSTAIKAFRIDAATVAAPRETLRALLRESAHRQHDVLKADVLAFSQRFQEEHTFQLIFTDDAIDTLIEQSLATDKTIRALCEDKFRNFHHGLKLLARDGEPSVTTIDRHVVENPDKAISEWVVARFR; from the coding sequence ATGCTCCGGAAAGCGGGCATGTCCGGATTTTCCGCGCCCTCTCCAACCAGCCAGAGCGCCGGTACTTCGGAAACGCCGCCGGCCGCCGAGACGCGCGACGAGACGCTCGCGCGCATCCGCGCCTTCAGCCTCAAGCCGCGTGAAATCCGCGACCACCTCGACCGCTTCGTCATCCAGCAGGCCGAGGCGAAAAAGGTCCTCTCCGTCGCCATCTGCGACCATTACAACCACGTCCGGCAGTGCCTCGAAAACCCCGACCTGCGCGAGCGCGACTACGCCAAGCAAAACATCCTCGTACTCGGCCCCACCGGCGTGGGCAAGACCTACCTCATGCGCAACATCGCGCGCCTCATCGGCGTGCCCTTCGTGAAGGCCGATGCGACAAAATTTTCCGAAACCGGCTACGTCGGCGGCGATGTGGACGACATCGTGCGCGACCTCGTCAAGGCGGCCGACGGCGACGTCGAGCTCGCCCAGTACGGCATCGTCTACATCGACGAGATCGACAAGATCGCCTCCGCCACCGGCTCCGCTTCGGGCGGCGGCGGGCGCGACGTCTCCGGCCGCGGCGTGCAGATCAACCTCCTCAAGCTCATGGAGGACACCGACGTCAACCTCCAGAGCCAGACCGACCTCGCCTCGCAGATGCAGGCCATGATGGAGATGCAGCGCACGGGAAAAACCCGCAAACGCACCATCAACACCCGCCACATCCTCTTCATCGTCAGCGGCGCCTTCGACAAGCTCGCCGAAAATATCCGCCGCCGCATCGAGAAAAACCGCATCGGCTTCGCCGCCTCCCTTCCCCTCCCCGACGGCACCGCGGCCGCAGCCGGCGCCGGCGCGACCGGCGTCGCCACCGAGGACATCGCGCCGCCGCGCCCCGACGTGCCGACCGATTACCTGCGCTTCGCCGAATCCCGCGATTTTATCGACTACGGCATGGAGCCGGAATTTGTCGGCCGCCTCCCTGTGCGCGTGGCCTGCCAGCACCTCACCGCCTCCGATCTCGAAAAAATCCTCAACACCTCCGAAGGCAGCATCCTGCAACAATACCGCGCCGACTTCGGCGGCTACGGCATCGATTTCGAAATCACGCCCGAGGCCATCACCGAAGTCGCCCGCCTCGCCCACCGCGAGAGCACCGGCGCGCGCGGCCTCATGACCGTGCTCGAACGCGTGCTGCGCGACTTCAAGTTCGAGCTTCCCTCGACCGCGATCAAGGCCTTCCGCATCGACGCCGCCACCGTGGCCGCGCCGCGCGAGACGCTCCGCGCCCTCCTGCGCGAATCCGCGCATCGCCAGCACGATGTGCTCAAGGCCGATGTCCTCGCCTTCTCGCAACGTTTCCAGGAAGAACACACCTTCCAGCTCATCTTCACCGACGACGCCATCGACACCCTCATCGAGCAGAGCCTCGCGACCGACAAAACCATCCGCGCGCTCTGCGAGGACAAATTCCGCAACTTTCACCACGGCCTCAAGCTCCTCGCCCGCGACGGCGAACCGTCCGTCACCACCATCGACCGCCACGTGGTGGAAAACCCGGACAAGGCCATCTCCGAGTGGGTCGTCGCCCGCTTCCGCTGA
- a CDS encoding ubiquinone biosynthesis protein has product MPDPVAVNTMFGRIARRYDLANRLLSGGADVWWRWRLVRRVRRGLLASAPAARPADVLDLATGSGDVAFALARALPPAARITGMDFCQPMLDEASAKQRALGSDTSAARIVFRQGDGMALALDDECMDAVTISFGLRNMASRLQALREMHRVLRPGGRVHVLEFSQPWRWFRLLYFFYLRRILPRIAGIVTGDKSAYDYLCGSIETYPTHSAMSNELRLAGFRQIEVIRMTAGIVALHIGKKLKAEN; this is encoded by the coding sequence ATGCCCGATCCTGTCGCCGTCAACACCATGTTTGGCCGCATTGCCCGTCGCTACGACCTCGCCAACCGGCTTCTCAGCGGCGGCGCCGACGTGTGGTGGCGCTGGCGTCTCGTCCGCCGCGTCCGTCGCGGTCTCCTCGCCTCCGCTCCCGCCGCCCGGCCCGCCGATGTGCTCGACCTCGCCACCGGCAGCGGTGACGTGGCCTTCGCCCTCGCCCGCGCTCTCCCGCCCGCCGCGCGCATCACCGGCATGGATTTCTGCCAGCCCATGCTCGACGAGGCCTCCGCCAAACAGCGCGCCCTCGGCAGCGACACCTCCGCCGCCCGCATCGTCTTCCGGCAAGGCGACGGCATGGCCCTGGCGCTCGACGACGAGTGCATGGACGCCGTCACCATTTCCTTCGGCCTGCGCAACATGGCCAGCCGCCTGCAAGCTCTCCGCGAGATGCACCGCGTGCTCCGCCCCGGCGGCCGCGTGCACGTGCTGGAGTTTTCCCAGCCCTGGCGCTGGTTCCGGCTGCTCTACTTTTTTTACCTCCGGCGCATCCTCCCGCGCATCGCCGGCATCGTCACCGGCGACAAAAGCGCCTACGACTACCTCTGCGGCTCGATCGAGACGTACCCGACCCACAGCGCCATGAGCAACGAACTCCGCCTCGCCGGCTTCCGCCAGATCGAGGTCATCCGCATGACCGCCGGCATCGTCGCCCTCCACATCGGGAAAAAGCTGAAAGCAGAAAACTGA
- a CDS encoding chromosome segregation and condensation protein ScpA — protein MVPDADYRIKLPVFEGPLDLLLFLIRKNEIDIYDIPIESVTRQYIDVLHSMQELDLEIAGEFFVMAASLMEIKSRMLLPRGQAATGPAEDDDALDPRWELVHQLLQYRKFKEAAGKLDELSIFQRDMLPRVVIQETATEAERPLRPADKIELWNVFNIVLRRLAEKLVIGEIQDEQVTVSDKMEELLALTRTQKSFIFTDLFTGPVTVRVLVATFIAVLELTRLRKLRISQTEAYTDILCTAVEDEDPPPTPAAAVETAAPESNEVQNPLETPEEPHTVTP, from the coding sequence GTGGTTCCCGACGCCGATTATCGCATCAAACTGCCCGTCTTCGAGGGCCCGCTCGATCTTCTCCTCTTCCTCATCCGGAAAAACGAGATCGACATCTACGATATCCCCATCGAGTCGGTCACACGCCAGTACATCGACGTCCTCCACTCGATGCAGGAACTGGACCTGGAAATCGCCGGCGAGTTTTTCGTCATGGCCGCCTCGCTCATGGAAATCAAGAGCCGCATGCTCCTTCCCCGTGGCCAGGCCGCCACCGGCCCGGCGGAGGACGACGACGCCCTCGATCCCCGCTGGGAACTCGTCCATCAGCTCCTCCAGTACCGCAAGTTCAAGGAAGCCGCCGGCAAGCTCGACGAACTCTCGATCTTCCAGCGCGACATGCTCCCCCGCGTCGTCATCCAGGAAACCGCCACCGAAGCCGAACGCCCGCTCAGGCCCGCCGACAAGATCGAACTCTGGAACGTCTTCAACATCGTCCTGCGCCGCCTCGCCGAAAAACTCGTCATCGGCGAAATCCAGGACGAGCAGGTCACCGTCTCCGACAAGATGGAAGAATTGCTCGCCCTCACCCGCACTCAAAAATCATTCATTTTTACCGACCTTTTCACCGGCCCCGTCACCGTCCGCGTGCTCGTTGCCACCTTCATCGCCGTGCTCGAGCTCACCCGCCTGCGCAAGCTCCGCATCAGCCAGACCGAAGCGTACACCGACATCCTCTGCACCGCCGTCGAGGACGAGGACCCGCCGCCCACCCCCGCCGCCGCGGTCGAAACGGCTGCTCCGGAAAGCAATGAAGTGCAAAACCCTCTTGAAACACCGGAGGAACCTCACACCGTCACCCCGTGA
- a CDS encoding thioredoxin, which yields MSATITQLNNDSFQSTISSSSLVLVDFWAPWCGPCKAIAPILDQLSTELGDKVTIGKVNVDDNGELAAKYGVRAIPTLLLFKNGEIAETIVGLQSKETLKQKILAQAA from the coding sequence ATGTCCGCCACCATCACCCAACTGAATAACGATTCATTCCAGAGCACCATCAGCAGCTCCAGCCTTGTCCTTGTGGACTTCTGGGCTCCGTGGTGCGGTCCTTGCAAGGCCATCGCCCCGATCCTCGACCAGCTCTCCACCGAGCTCGGCGACAAGGTGACGATCGGCAAGGTCAACGTCGACGACAACGGCGAACTCGCCGCGAAGTACGGCGTCCGTGCCATTCCCACCCTTCTTCTTTTCAAGAATGGCGAGATCGCCGAGACCATTGTCGGCCTGCAATCCAAGGAAACGCTGAAGCAGAAGATTCTCGCGCAAGCCGCCTGA
- a CDS encoding AraC family transcriptional regulator: MPDHPASPFPVAPSGQALTTRYQDWMALKTNLLWIYEGDIPLDGGGGSLFPESSVAWLVLSGALTVSYAGQTIRAGADEWVIPRPGIRRQDFAPGTHLLSIRFQAQWPDGRPLFDEGLGVSFPRHRFPDLEVRARALLGAARDHTPADDPTLLGIRHFSMGAFIGIKTRLLEFIGAFSGALIACGLKPTRLGTRDERVLHALSRLDNQPLSHKFRERDLAVEVGLGLSQFVRLFSAEMSLTPKKYLDLRRRETCKRMLINSPIPLKQIAHDLGFAHASDFSAWFKKNHGIAPKEFRDRFPQGSNL, encoded by the coding sequence ATGCCCGACCACCCGGCTTCCCCGTTTCCCGTCGCTCCGTCAGGACAAGCGCTCACGACCCGTTACCAGGACTGGATGGCGCTCAAGACCAACCTGCTCTGGATCTATGAGGGCGACATCCCGCTCGATGGCGGCGGCGGATCGCTGTTTCCCGAGTCGAGCGTCGCGTGGCTGGTGCTCTCCGGTGCGCTGACCGTTTCCTATGCCGGCCAGACGATCCGCGCGGGAGCGGACGAGTGGGTCATCCCGCGCCCGGGCATCCGCCGGCAGGATTTCGCCCCCGGCACGCACCTGCTCTCGATCCGCTTCCAGGCGCAGTGGCCCGACGGGAGGCCGCTGTTCGACGAAGGGCTTGGCGTGAGTTTTCCGCGCCACCGGTTTCCCGATCTGGAAGTCCGCGCCCGGGCGTTGCTGGGGGCTGCCCGCGATCACACGCCGGCGGACGATCCGACGCTGCTCGGCATCCGCCATTTTTCGATGGGAGCGTTCATCGGCATCAAGACGCGGCTCCTGGAATTTATCGGGGCGTTTTCCGGAGCGCTGATCGCATGCGGACTCAAACCAACGCGCCTGGGCACGCGTGACGAACGCGTGTTGCATGCGCTCTCGCGCCTCGACAACCAGCCGCTCTCGCACAAGTTCCGCGAACGCGATCTGGCGGTGGAAGTGGGGCTCGGGCTCAGCCAGTTCGTGCGGCTTTTCAGCGCGGAGATGAGCCTCACTCCGAAAAAATACCTCGACCTGCGCCGTCGCGAGACGTGCAAGCGGATGCTGATCAACAGCCCCATCCCGCTCAAGCAGATCGCGCACGACCTCGGCTTCGCGCACGCGTCGGATTTTTCCGCGTGGTTCAAAAAAAACCACGGCATCGCTCCCAAGGAATTTCGCGACCGGTTTCCGCAGGGGAGCAATCTGTGA
- a CDS encoding heparinase gives MKSPALIALLVFPLAVLAQDRGFPKPDPEKAFASLGLKILQPDGSVYRMPLEDWAGARQRVADDPEWAKWIAEKRATVDAWMARHRDRREWVGGRGHDFVSPRDGSFLVWTPDIPGEEAPKLRSRTGHDVEITPKIMGGWVDKFRKQHMEMIAEAARFYRLTDDVRYAAWVASQLDFYADGFAAGAWPVAKGHTGRLGVMPFNDGVMLTRLTEAARLVFDSPEAPAARRQAWLKKLFLPEFEFLDEASRGFHNHTLWERVAQAQVAMLYRDDSLLSRALDGEYGLHRLFEHGVTGEWFWFEQSMPYHDFVMMGMQPLLVFAGLTGQADRIRHEAAIVQNMMLATLQIRFPDNTVPNPADSAGTQRAPSGRLGSNYRTLPTTLGLAMAMAGKPSWDKLLDPPEDVARVFSDTNRPSPEAGDWQKKPAARGEATLTGKDARATSEAGGTPAPLEDLPPVVSRHFETTRFAQLRRGPWQVFFHYGQAGRPHAQGEALNWSAYFGKTRITADPGNVGYGSRLWSDYYTRGLNHNVPLADGEGQNPWHPGKLLRFDADAGVMSAAQPDYREGVSATRTLRIDGDALIDEATVTLAGSGARETRLGLALHLYGTPRPDTAFVAVPDKEFSRNRPAAFRYWKQVRSAPFRDRAAIDVEFPGGPVLRVTFSVQGGGDFTLYQGSSPDLPPRRRAGFYLELPAGRAEATVTTRLEPADTGAGSP, from the coding sequence ATGAAATCCCCGGCTCTGATCGCTCTTCTCGTTTTCCCCCTGGCCGTACTCGCGCAAGACCGCGGTTTCCCGAAACCCGATCCTGAAAAGGCCTTCGCCAGCCTCGGCTTGAAAATCCTTCAACCTGACGGTTCCGTTTATCGCATGCCCCTCGAGGACTGGGCGGGCGCCCGCCAGCGTGTCGCCGACGATCCGGAATGGGCGAAGTGGATCGCCGAAAAACGCGCAACGGTGGACGCGTGGATGGCGCGTCACCGGGATCGCCGCGAATGGGTGGGCGGCCGGGGTCACGATTTTGTCAGTCCGCGCGACGGATCGTTTCTCGTCTGGACGCCGGACATCCCCGGCGAGGAGGCGCCGAAACTCAGGAGCCGCACCGGCCACGATGTCGAAATCACGCCGAAAATCATGGGAGGGTGGGTGGACAAGTTCCGCAAGCAGCACATGGAAATGATCGCCGAGGCGGCCCGTTTTTACCGGCTCACGGACGATGTCCGCTACGCGGCCTGGGTGGCCTCCCAGCTCGATTTCTATGCGGACGGTTTTGCGGCCGGTGCGTGGCCGGTGGCGAAGGGGCACACCGGCAGGCTGGGCGTAATGCCGTTCAACGACGGCGTGATGCTCACGCGCCTCACGGAAGCGGCGCGGCTGGTTTTCGACTCACCCGAAGCGCCCGCGGCGCGTCGCCAGGCGTGGCTGAAAAAACTCTTCCTCCCCGAGTTCGAATTCCTCGATGAGGCCTCCCGCGGTTTTCACAATCACACCCTCTGGGAGCGCGTCGCCCAGGCGCAGGTTGCGATGTTGTATCGCGACGATTCGCTGCTTTCCCGCGCTCTCGATGGCGAATACGGCCTGCACAGGCTTTTCGAACATGGCGTCACCGGCGAGTGGTTCTGGTTCGAGCAGTCGATGCCCTACCACGATTTTGTCATGATGGGCATGCAGCCGCTGCTGGTGTTCGCCGGGCTCACCGGGCAGGCCGACCGCATCCGCCATGAAGCGGCCATCGTGCAAAACATGATGCTCGCCACGTTGCAGATCCGGTTTCCCGACAACACGGTGCCCAACCCCGCGGATAGCGCCGGCACGCAGCGCGCGCCGTCCGGCCGTCTCGGTTCGAATTACCGCACGTTGCCGACGACCCTCGGCCTGGCGATGGCGATGGCGGGCAAGCCGTCGTGGGACAAGCTGCTCGACCCGCCGGAGGATGTGGCGCGGGTTTTTTCTGATACAAACCGTCCGTCTCCGGAAGCGGGCGATTGGCAGAAAAAGCCTGCGGCACGCGGAGAGGCAACGCTCACGGGCAAGGATGCCCGTGCCACATCGGAAGCGGGCGGGACGCCCGCGCCACTTGAAGACCTGCCTCCGGTGGTCTCTCGTCATTTCGAAACCACCCGGTTCGCCCAGCTCCGGCGCGGTCCTTGGCAGGTTTTTTTCCATTACGGTCAGGCGGGGCGTCCGCATGCCCAGGGCGAGGCGCTCAACTGGTCGGCGTATTTCGGGAAAACGCGCATCACGGCCGATCCCGGCAACGTCGGCTACGGCTCCAGACTCTGGAGCGACTACTACACGCGCGGACTCAACCACAATGTGCCGCTCGCAGACGGCGAGGGGCAAAACCCCTGGCATCCCGGAAAACTGCTCCGGTTCGATGCCGACGCCGGCGTGATGTCCGCCGCGCAACCGGATTATCGCGAAGGCGTGTCCGCAACCCGCACGCTGCGGATCGACGGCGATGCCCTGATCGACGAAGCCACGGTGACGCTGGCCGGTTCCGGCGCGAGGGAAACGCGCCTCGGCCTCGCCTTGCACCTGTACGGTACGCCGCGTCCCGACACCGCGTTTGTCGCGGTGCCGGACAAGGAGTTTTCGCGAAACCGTCCGGCGGCGTTTCGTTACTGGAAACAGGTGCGTTCGGCACCGTTTCGGGATCGCGCCGCGATCGACGTGGAGTTCCCCGGCGGGCCGGTACTGCGTGTGACATTTTCCGTGCAGGGTGGCGGCGACTTCACGCTTTATCAGGGTTCGTCGCCTGATCTGCCTCCCCGGCGTCGCGCCGGTTTTTATCTCGAACTGCCGGCCGGTCGCGCGGAGGCGACGGTGACGACGCGCCTGGAACCGGCGGACACGGGAGCAGGATCACCGTAA